A stretch of Chitinophaga caeni DNA encodes these proteins:
- a CDS encoding bifunctional UDP-N-acetylmuramoyl-tripeptide:D-alanyl-D-alanine ligase/alanine racemase encodes MNVYNADSTSKFLKGELLQQTGNPEFEHILLDSRKLNFAETSVFIPLVSNRRNAHQFIDEVYQKGVSNFIVSETPDLSKYPEANFILVKDTMQALHALVAHHRQQFQIPVIGITGSNGKTIVKEWLYQLLEKDYNIVRSPKSYNSQIGVPLSVWQMKPENDLAIFEAGISQPGEMVNLEKIIRPTIGVFTNIGEAHNEGFLNIRQKINEKLVLFMKSDVLIYCKDYLVLNECVNTFHNQVGKKEGDNSMQILSWSRKTEADIRIINIDKEENSTRIDAMFKEEPMHITIPFVDEGSIENAIHCWVVMLYLGKSQEVIQERMLGLGNIAMRLELKQGINNCSVINDSYNSDLGSLTIALDFLQQQRQHLLKTVILSDILQSGKSEASLYEEVADLLDKKGIQKLVGIGKGIGREKRVFQQLPNLKSAFYNSTEEFLQEFNPQEYNNETILVKGARVFEFERIIKLLEQKAHQTILEINLGAISHNVQQYQAILKPGTKLMGMVKAFSYGSGSYEIASQLQFMGVDYLTVAYADEGVELRRAGITLPIMVMNPEPSSFDAILQWNLEPEIYSLHVFQLFEEEVRIAGKTQYPIHLKLDTGMHRLGFEKKDIPRLIKLLMEQDYFHVKSIFSHLAASEDPFMDAFTKKQGELFTEMSGEIRKALCYPVLRHIANSAAISRHPDLQFDMVRLGIGMYGIDGNPEMQEKLQNVSTLKTTIAQVKKIPAGEPVGYGAKWKSKKPATIATVRIGYADGYPRNLGNGKGKMMLHGQLVPVAGVIAMDMLMLDVSAVPNVQEGDEVLVFGAALPLQQLATWGDTIPYEIMTGISQRVKRVYFQE; translated from the coding sequence ATGAACGTGTATAACGCAGACAGTACCAGTAAATTCCTTAAGGGAGAATTACTACAACAAACCGGGAACCCGGAATTCGAGCATATTTTATTGGACAGCCGTAAACTCAATTTCGCGGAAACTTCCGTATTTATTCCATTGGTGAGCAACAGGAGAAACGCACATCAATTTATCGACGAAGTGTATCAAAAAGGAGTCAGCAATTTCATCGTCAGCGAAACTCCGGACTTGTCAAAGTATCCCGAGGCTAATTTCATATTAGTAAAAGATACAATGCAGGCATTGCATGCACTCGTGGCGCATCACCGCCAACAATTCCAAATACCTGTAATCGGCATCACCGGAAGCAACGGTAAAACCATCGTAAAAGAATGGCTCTACCAATTGTTGGAAAAAGATTATAATATCGTTCGTAGCCCGAAGAGCTATAACTCGCAAATAGGCGTTCCCTTATCTGTTTGGCAGATGAAACCGGAAAATGATCTCGCGATCTTCGAAGCCGGCATCTCCCAACCGGGCGAGATGGTGAACCTGGAAAAGATCATCCGGCCAACTATCGGGGTATTTACCAATATCGGGGAAGCACATAACGAAGGCTTCCTGAACATCCGCCAGAAAATCAATGAGAAACTGGTGCTGTTCATGAAAAGCGATGTGCTGATATATTGCAAGGATTACCTGGTATTGAATGAATGTGTCAACACTTTCCACAACCAAGTTGGTAAAAAAGAAGGTGACAACAGTATGCAGATATTGAGCTGGTCAAGAAAAACCGAGGCCGATATCCGCATTATTAATATTGACAAAGAAGAGAATAGTACCCGCATCGATGCCATGTTCAAAGAAGAACCGATGCATATCACGATCCCGTTCGTGGATGAAGGTTCTATCGAGAACGCTATCCATTGTTGGGTAGTGATGTTGTACCTGGGTAAATCGCAAGAAGTGATACAGGAACGCATGCTCGGCCTGGGAAATATCGCGATGCGACTGGAGCTGAAACAAGGTATCAATAACTGCTCCGTTATCAACGATAGCTATAATTCCGACCTCGGCTCATTAACCATTGCCCTCGACTTTTTACAACAGCAAAGGCAGCACCTGCTGAAAACAGTGATCTTGAGCGATATCTTGCAAAGCGGTAAGAGTGAAGCCAGTTTGTATGAAGAAGTGGCCGACCTGCTCGATAAAAAGGGTATTCAGAAATTAGTCGGCATAGGTAAAGGTATCGGCAGGGAAAAAAGGGTATTCCAGCAATTGCCCAACCTCAAAAGCGCATTTTATAATAGTACGGAAGAATTTCTACAGGAATTTAATCCGCAAGAATATAATAATGAAACCATACTGGTAAAGGGCGCCCGGGTATTTGAATTTGAAAGAATCATCAAGTTACTCGAACAGAAAGCGCATCAAACCATCTTGGAAATCAACCTGGGAGCCATTTCTCACAATGTTCAGCAATACCAGGCCATCCTGAAACCCGGCACCAAGCTGATGGGTATGGTGAAGGCCTTCTCCTATGGCAGCGGTAGTTACGAAATCGCGAGCCAATTGCAGTTCATGGGCGTAGACTACCTCACCGTGGCTTATGCCGATGAAGGCGTAGAACTCCGCCGCGCGGGAATTACCTTACCTATCATGGTCATGAATCCCGAACCCAGTTCATTCGATGCCATCTTGCAATGGAACTTGGAACCGGAGATCTATTCATTACATGTATTCCAGTTATTCGAAGAAGAAGTACGCATAGCGGGGAAAACGCAATATCCTATCCATTTGAAGCTCGATACCGGTATGCACCGTTTAGGTTTCGAAAAGAAAGATATTCCGCGGTTGATTAAGTTATTGATGGAGCAAGATTATTTCCATGTGAAGTCCATATTCAGTCACCTTGCAGCCAGCGAAGATCCTTTCATGGATGCTTTTACTAAAAAGCAAGGTGAATTATTTACAGAGATGAGCGGGGAGATCAGGAAAGCATTGTGCTACCCGGTATTGCGGCATATTGCCAATAGCGCCGCGATCAGCCGCCATCCCGACTTGCAATTTGATATGGTCCGGTTGGGAATCGGTATGTACGGCATCGATGGCAACCCGGAGATGCAAGAAAAGTTGCAGAACGTGAGTACACTGAAGACCACCATAGCACAAGTCAAAAAAATTCCTGCCGGCGAACCTGTTGGATATGGAGCTAAGTGGAAATCTAAAAAACCGGCTACCATCGCCACGGTGAGAATTGGTTATGCTGATGGATACCCGCGCAACCTTGGCAATGGCAAAGGGAAGATGATGTTACATGGTCAATTAGTGCCTGTAGCCGGGGTAATAGCCATGGATATGTTGATGCTGGATGTGAGCGCAGTACCCAATGTGCAGGAAGGTGATGAGGTGCTCGTGTTTGGAGCCGCGTTGCCATTGCAGCAACTTGCCACCTGGGGAGATACGATACCGTACGAGATTATGACAGGCATCTCGCAAAGGGTGAAAAGAGTATATTTTCAAGAATAA
- a CDS encoding cobalamin B12-binding domain-containing protein: MVNSINRPIRVLVAKVGLDGHDRGAKVIAAALRDAGMEVIYTGLRQTPEMVVNAALQEDVDAIGISILSGAHMTVFPKIIQLMKDKGMDDVLLTGGGIIPDTDMTELYDMGVGKLFPPGTNTHEIADYISAWTAGHRNF; encoded by the coding sequence ATGGTCAACTCAATCAACAGGCCCATCAGGGTTTTAGTGGCAAAAGTAGGATTAGACGGGCATGACCGCGGGGCAAAGGTCATCGCCGCAGCATTGAGAGATGCAGGTATGGAAGTGATTTATACAGGTTTAAGGCAGACGCCTGAAATGGTCGTAAATGCTGCCTTGCAGGAAGATGTGGACGCTATCGGGATCAGTATTCTTTCCGGGGCGCATATGACGGTATTCCCCAAGATCATCCAGCTCATGAAAGACAAGGGGATGGATGATGTATTATTGACAGGGGGCGGCATTATACCGGACACTGATATGACGGAATTGTATGATATGGGCGTAGGAAAGCTATTCCCTCCCGGCACCAATACCCATGAAATAGCTGATTATATCAGTGCATGGACTGCCGGGCACAGAAATTTTTAA
- a CDS encoding TerC/Alx family metal homeostasis membrane protein, with product MTPDQITYTVFGIVIVLALIFDLGLLSKKSTTISIKKALLQTCFWVSLSLAFFAFMWYEEGSHMAVSYLSAYLMEWSLSIDNIFVFILIFAFFKVKEEQYARVLLIGILMAILFRAVFITIGVTLIAKFHWLLYIFGAILVYTGFKMFKADQHEEFKPEENIAYKFMNRYLRITHEDPLGKFTMKRDGKTYLTNLSVVVVMLAVTDVIFALDSIPAVFAISQDPLVVYTSNIFAVLGLRSLFFLLRGAVNKFDYLQQGIAIVLIFIGLKMLLEIFKIKLPVYVSLIMIVLCLAGSIVYSIYRQKEKEPAQEPSE from the coding sequence ATGACACCGGACCAAATAACGTACACCGTCTTCGGTATAGTAATCGTGCTGGCCCTGATATTCGATCTTGGATTACTCAGTAAAAAATCCACTACCATCTCCATTAAGAAAGCATTGCTGCAAACCTGCTTCTGGGTTTCTTTGTCCTTGGCTTTCTTTGCCTTCATGTGGTATGAAGAAGGCAGCCACATGGCGGTATCCTACCTCAGCGCTTACCTGATGGAATGGTCGCTTTCGATTGACAATATATTTGTATTTATATTGATATTCGCTTTTTTCAAAGTCAAGGAAGAACAATATGCCAGGGTACTCCTCATCGGTATCCTGATGGCCATCTTGTTCCGCGCCGTATTCATTACGATCGGGGTAACCCTGATCGCGAAATTCCATTGGTTGTTGTATATCTTCGGCGCCATCTTGGTGTATACGGGTTTCAAGATGTTTAAAGCGGATCAACATGAAGAATTTAAACCGGAAGAAAATATCGCGTATAAATTCATGAACCGGTACTTGCGCATTACGCATGAAGATCCCCTGGGGAAATTCACCATGAAGCGGGATGGTAAAACTTACCTTACCAATTTATCCGTGGTGGTGGTCATGTTGGCAGTAACGGATGTTATCTTTGCCTTAGACTCCATCCCTGCCGTATTTGCTATATCACAGGATCCGTTAGTAGTATATACCTCGAATATTTTTGCCGTACTCGGATTACGTTCATTGTTCTTCTTATTGAGAGGCGCGGTTAACAAGTTCGATTACTTGCAGCAAGGTATTGCCATTGTATTAATATTTATCGGCTTGAAAATGTTACTCGAAATCTTCAAAATCAAGTTGCCGGTCTATGTATCTTTGATCATGATCGTACTTTGTTTAGCAGGATCAATCGTGTATTCCATTTACCGCCAAAAAGAAAAAGAACCAGCGCAGGAACCATCAGAATAG
- a CDS encoding lipoprotein signal peptidase: MKYRNVVLIVVLVLIVDQALKFWVKTNMAITEQFTIFPDWFHIHFIENEGMAYGLQFGGEFGKIFLTLFRLIAVVVGFVFMRKLVRENYHKGLLICGSLILAGAAGNLIDSMFYGLIFSESTPYEVAQFLPAGGGYGTFLHGKVVDMLYFPLYEGYLPKWVPIWGGEYFIFFRPVFNIADAAISIGVISILVFQRRFLHAHMEQKKQTLKANQDEAIVSSGDQDHASGEHDSQQETL, from the coding sequence TTGAAATATCGTAACGTTGTACTGATTGTAGTCCTGGTGTTGATCGTAGATCAGGCATTGAAGTTTTGGGTGAAAACAAATATGGCCATAACCGAGCAATTCACCATTTTCCCGGATTGGTTTCATATTCATTTTATCGAGAATGAAGGAATGGCTTACGGCTTACAATTCGGTGGTGAATTTGGAAAGATATTCCTGACATTATTCAGGTTGATCGCGGTAGTTGTTGGATTCGTGTTCATGCGTAAGCTGGTGCGCGAAAATTATCACAAGGGCTTATTGATCTGCGGTTCATTAATCCTTGCCGGCGCTGCCGGGAACTTGATCGACAGTATGTTTTACGGTTTGATCTTCTCTGAAAGTACGCCTTACGAGGTTGCACAGTTCTTACCGGCAGGTGGCGGCTACGGTACTTTCCTGCATGGGAAGGTGGTGGATATGCTTTATTTCCCGTTATATGAAGGTTACTTGCCCAAGTGGGTTCCTATTTGGGGAGGTGAATATTTTATCTTCTTCAGACCCGTGTTTAACATTGCAGATGCGGCTATTTCCATCGGCGTTATCAGTATCTTGGTATTCCAAAGAAGGTTTTTACATGCCCATATGGAGCAAAAAAAGCAAACCTTGAAAGCTAACCAAGATGAGGCGATAGTATCGTCCGGAGATCAAGATCATGCATCGGGAGAGCATGACAGCCAGCAAGAAACATTATAA
- a CDS encoding sulfite exporter TauE/SafE family protein, with protein MSNNEAIDKLEQAPATFESQEVLIDLVNDDNKKKYWLWIMIAAGIAILVATLWFTYLFGITAATQAKIHDVVSTVFTDKLMFFIGVGLVAQIIDGALGMAYGASSSSMLLGMGVPPAITSTSVHVAEVFTTGASGIAHFKLGNVNKKLFLNLLIPGMIGAIIGAYLLSDKIDGDVIKPFMSAYLLILGIMILRKALKKKQTRSKTKRLGPLAFFGGFMDAIGGGGWGPIVTSTLLSKGRTVHYTIGSVNAAEFFISLSSAGTFLLFNGIDSWQVIVGLVIGGVMASPFAAILVRKIKRKPLMIMVGVMVILLSLRTIYLVMFQ; from the coding sequence ATGTCTAATAACGAAGCGATAGATAAATTAGAGCAAGCCCCGGCGACTTTTGAGTCGCAGGAAGTGTTGATCGACCTTGTCAACGACGATAATAAAAAGAAATATTGGCTGTGGATCATGATCGCAGCGGGGATTGCCATTTTGGTGGCCACGCTATGGTTTACTTATCTTTTCGGGATAACGGCCGCTACGCAAGCAAAGATCCATGATGTAGTCAGTACGGTTTTTACGGATAAACTAATGTTTTTTATCGGCGTGGGATTGGTTGCACAAATCATCGACGGCGCGTTGGGTATGGCCTACGGCGCTTCATCTTCATCCATGTTACTAGGTATGGGCGTTCCCCCGGCAATTACGAGTACCAGCGTGCACGTAGCCGAAGTATTTACGACCGGGGCAAGCGGGATCGCGCATTTTAAACTGGGAAATGTTAATAAGAAATTGTTCCTGAATTTATTGATACCCGGTATGATCGGCGCTATTATCGGCGCCTATTTGCTATCCGACAAAATAGACGGCGATGTGATTAAACCCTTCATGAGCGCTTACTTATTGATCCTCGGTATCATGATATTAAGGAAGGCATTGAAGAAAAAGCAAACACGCAGCAAAACGAAACGCCTCGGGCCATTGGCCTTTTTCGGCGGTTTCATGGATGCCATCGGCGGCGGTGGTTGGGGACCGATTGTTACATCGACTTTATTAAGCAAGGGCCGCACCGTTCATTATACTATCGGTTCGGTGAATGCCGCCGAGTTTTTCATTTCCCTTTCCAGCGCCGGAACTTTCCTGTTATTCAACGGTATCGATAGTTGGCAAGTCATCGTAGGTTTAGTCATCGGCGGAGTCATGGCCTCCCCTTTCGCTGCCATCCTGGTAAGAAAAATAAAAAGGAAACCCCTGATGATCATGGTGGGAGTAATGGTTATCCTTTTAAGTCTCCGCACGATATACCTTGTCATGTTCCAATAA
- the fumC gene encoding class II fumarate hydratase, translating to MDFRIEKDTMGEVKVPANAYYGAQTQRSVENFKIAQSTNRMPIEIIRAFAYLKKAAALTNQAAGVLPEEKAKLIAGVCDEILEGKLDDQFPLVVWQTGSGTQSNMNVNEVVAYRGHVLNGGALTDKEKFLAPNDDVNKSQSSNDTFPTAMHIAAYKMLVEVTIPGITKLRNTLADKAEAYMHVVKIGRTHFMDATPLTLGQELSGYVSQLDHGLRAIDNTLAHLSELALGGTAVGTGINTPKGYATNVAKKIAELTGLPFVSAENKFESLAAHDAIVEAHGALKTVAVSLMKIANDIRMLSSGPRAGIGEIHIPDNEPGSSIMPGKVNPTQCEALTMIAAQVLGNDVAINIGGATGHFELNVFKPMMIYNFLHSARLIGEGCVSFNDKCAVGIEPIEANIKKHVDNSLMLVTALNTHIGYYKAAEIAQKAHKEGTTLKEMALKLGYVTAEEFDQWVDPSKMVGELKGR from the coding sequence ATGGACTTCAGAATAGAGAAAGATACGATGGGTGAGGTAAAAGTGCCTGCCAACGCGTATTATGGCGCACAGACCCAACGTTCCGTTGAAAATTTCAAAATTGCTCAAAGCACCAACCGGATGCCGATCGAAATTATCAGGGCATTTGCATACCTGAAAAAAGCCGCGGCATTGACGAACCAAGCGGCCGGTGTTTTACCGGAAGAGAAAGCGAAACTGATCGCCGGGGTGTGTGATGAAATCTTGGAAGGTAAATTGGATGATCAATTCCCCTTGGTAGTTTGGCAAACCGGTTCAGGCACCCAATCCAATATGAACGTGAACGAGGTAGTTGCCTACCGCGGTCACGTATTGAACGGCGGCGCCTTGACAGATAAGGAGAAATTCCTTGCACCGAACGACGATGTAAATAAATCTCAATCTTCGAACGATACTTTCCCGACAGCCATGCACATCGCGGCATATAAAATGTTGGTGGAAGTGACGATCCCGGGTATTACCAAGTTGAGGAATACCTTGGCCGACAAAGCCGAAGCATATATGCACGTTGTGAAAATCGGCCGTACCCATTTCATGGATGCAACGCCGTTAACGCTCGGGCAGGAACTGAGCGGCTACGTTTCACAACTAGATCACGGATTGCGTGCAATCGATAATACCTTGGCGCATTTGAGCGAATTGGCCTTGGGTGGAACCGCGGTAGGAACCGGCATTAATACACCGAAAGGTTATGCTACAAACGTAGCTAAGAAGATCGCTGAACTGACAGGGTTGCCTTTTGTTTCAGCAGAAAATAAATTTGAGTCACTCGCTGCGCATGATGCTATCGTTGAAGCGCACGGCGCCTTGAAAACCGTTGCTGTTAGCCTGATGAAAATCGCCAACGATATCCGGATGTTGAGCTCCGGCCCGCGTGCAGGTATCGGTGAAATACATATCCCCGATAACGAACCGGGTTCTTCCATCATGCCGGGTAAAGTGAACCCGACGCAATGTGAAGCATTGACGATGATCGCGGCGCAAGTTTTAGGAAACGATGTGGCCATCAACATCGGTGGTGCAACGGGTCATTTCGAACTGAACGTGTTTAAACCGATGATGATATACAACTTCCTGCATTCAGCGCGATTGATCGGGGAAGGTTGCGTTAGCTTTAATGATAAATGCGCGGTTGGTATCGAACCGATCGAAGCGAACATTAAGAAACATGTTGATAATTCGCTGATGTTGGTAACGGCTTTAAATACGCATATCGGTTATTATAAAGCTGCGGAAATTGCCCAAAAAGCACATAAAGAAGGAACTACCTTGAAAGAAATGGCTTTGAAATTGGGGTATGTTACCGCCGAGGAATTTGACCAATGGGTTGATCCATCCAAGATGGTAGGAGAATTGAAAGGCAGATAA
- a CDS encoding enoyl-CoA hydratase/isomerase family protein produces MYTNLTTELADGILTITINRPSKMNALNQEVMRELALAVDEVYNNIDVRSAIITGAGEKAFVAGADISEFLQLNTEEGADLANRGQLIFQRIEESPKPIVAAVNGFALGGGCELTMACHFRVAAENAKFGQPEVNLGLIPGYGGTQRLVQLIGKGKAMELMMTGDMIDAAEALQLGLVNHVVPAGQLVEKTREILLKIHAKAPLAIAKVIKCVNAYYKEGEDGFKTEAQQFGECFATRDLQEGASAFMEKRKPDFKGE; encoded by the coding sequence ATGTACACGAACCTGACGACCGAATTAGCAGACGGTATTTTAACGATTACGATCAACAGGCCCAGCAAGATGAACGCCTTAAATCAAGAGGTAATGCGCGAGCTGGCCCTGGCGGTAGATGAAGTATATAATAATATTGATGTAAGAAGTGCGATCATCACGGGAGCAGGCGAAAAAGCCTTCGTTGCCGGGGCCGATATCAGCGAATTTCTACAGTTAAATACAGAAGAAGGCGCGGATCTAGCTAACCGCGGCCAGCTAATTTTTCAACGGATCGAAGAAAGTCCCAAGCCGATAGTAGCAGCAGTAAACGGCTTTGCTTTGGGGGGTGGTTGCGAGTTAACGATGGCTTGCCACTTCAGGGTAGCCGCCGAGAATGCAAAGTTTGGTCAGCCGGAAGTGAACTTAGGATTGATCCCGGGATACGGCGGCACGCAGCGTTTGGTACAATTGATCGGGAAGGGAAAAGCTATGGAGCTGATGATGACGGGGGATATGATCGATGCAGCCGAGGCTTTGCAGCTAGGTTTGGTAAACCATGTTGTTCCGGCTGGCCAGTTAGTAGAAAAAACAAGGGAAATACTCCTGAAGATCCATGCAAAAGCGCCTTTAGCCATTGCCAAAGTAATCAAGTGCGTAAATGCATATTACAAGGAAGGGGAAGACGGTTTTAAAACCGAAGCGCAACAGTTCGGGGAATGCTTCGCTACTAGGGATTTACAAGAAGGGGCAAGTGCTTTCATGGAGAAAAGGAAGCCGGATTTTAAGGGGGAATAA
- a CDS encoding glutamine--tRNA ligase/YqeY domain fusion protein, with protein MSEERSLNFIEQIVEDDIANGVNGGRILTRFPPEPNGYLHIGHAKSICLNFGLAKKYNGKTNLRFDDTNPITEDTEYVDSIMNDIRWLGFEWADVFYASDYFDQLYAFAEKLIGKGLAYVDDSSAEQIAQLKGTPTTPGTDSPYRNRSVEENLQLFRDMKAGKYKDGEKVLRAKVDMAAPNMHMRDPIMYRIKHAHHHRTGDKWCIYPMYDFAHGQSDSIEEITHSICTLEFIPHRPLYDWFIKSLEIFPSHQYEFARLNLSYTVMSKRKLLQLVNEGYVSGWDDPRMPTISGFRRKGYTPSSIRNFCDRIGVAKRDNLIDLSTLEFFIREELNKTANRVMVVLDPIKLVITNYGKDKVEILKGENNPEDPGSGSREIPFSNTIYIEREDFMEEPPKKFFRLGPDLMVRLKHAYIVKCTGFDKDESGNITTVYAEYIENSKSGEDTSGIHVKGTIHWVSAAHAKTAKVNLYDRLFKVENPAMEEGDFKDFINPDSLHVVENAYIEPNLASAKVGDRFQFLRKGYFSVDPDSKEGALIFNRTVTLKDTWAKESKKK; from the coding sequence ATGAGCGAAGAAAGATCTCTGAATTTTATAGAACAAATCGTTGAAGATGATATCGCCAACGGCGTAAACGGTGGCAGGATTTTAACCCGGTTTCCCCCGGAACCAAATGGTTACCTGCATATCGGCCACGCGAAATCCATCTGTTTGAATTTTGGTTTGGCAAAAAAATACAATGGCAAGACAAACTTGCGTTTCGATGATACGAACCCGATCACGGAAGATACCGAGTACGTGGATTCTATCATGAACGATATTCGATGGCTGGGTTTTGAATGGGCCGACGTGTTTTATGCTTCCGATTATTTTGACCAGTTGTATGCCTTTGCAGAAAAACTGATCGGGAAAGGATTGGCTTACGTGGACGATTCCAGCGCGGAACAAATTGCTCAATTAAAAGGCACGCCCACCACTCCCGGAACGGACAGTCCTTACCGCAACCGCAGCGTGGAAGAAAACTTGCAGCTTTTCCGGGATATGAAAGCCGGTAAATATAAAGATGGCGAAAAGGTACTCCGTGCCAAGGTAGATATGGCCGCACCGAATATGCACATGCGCGACCCGATCATGTACCGCATCAAGCATGCCCACCACCACCGTACCGGGGATAAATGGTGCATTTACCCGATGTATGATTTTGCGCATGGGCAAAGCGATAGTATCGAAGAAATCACCCATTCGATCTGTACGTTGGAGTTTATTCCGCACCGCCCGCTGTACGACTGGTTTATCAAATCCTTGGAGATTTTCCCATCGCACCAATACGAATTTGCCAGGCTGAACCTGTCCTACACCGTGATGAGTAAACGTAAGTTGTTGCAATTGGTGAACGAAGGATACGTTTCGGGTTGGGATGATCCGAGGATGCCTACTATCAGCGGGTTCAGAAGGAAAGGATACACCCCGTCCAGCATCCGCAATTTCTGCGACAGGATCGGCGTAGCCAAAAGGGATAACCTGATCGACTTAAGCACCTTGGAGTTTTTCATCCGCGAAGAGTTAAATAAAACGGCTAACCGCGTGATGGTGGTGTTGGATCCCATTAAACTGGTGATTACTAATTACGGCAAGGACAAGGTAGAAATACTCAAAGGTGAAAATAACCCGGAGGATCCCGGTAGCGGCAGCCGCGAGATACCTTTCTCCAATACGATTTACATCGAGCGCGAAGATTTTATGGAAGAACCGCCGAAGAAATTCTTCCGCCTCGGCCCGGACCTGATGGTACGCTTGAAACATGCTTATATAGTGAAGTGTACCGGCTTCGACAAAGATGAATCCGGTAATATTACCACTGTATATGCCGAGTATATCGAGAACAGTAAAAGTGGTGAAGATACCAGCGGCATCCATGTAAAAGGTACGATTCACTGGGTAAGTGCAGCCCATGCAAAAACCGCCAAGGTGAATTTGTATGACCGCTTATTCAAAGTAGAGAACCCGGCTATGGAAGAAGGCGATTTCAAAGATTTCATCAACCCTGATTCATTGCATGTAGTAGAAAACGCATACATCGAACCGAATTTAGCTTCTGCCAAAGTAGGTGATCGTTTCCAATTCTTGCGGAAAGGATATTTTAGCGTAGACCCGGACAGCAAGGAAGGGGCGTTGATTTTTAATCGTACGGTTACATTAAAAGATACCTGGGCGAAGGAATCGAAGAAGAAATAA